One window of the Mycobacterium sp. JS623 genome contains the following:
- a CDS encoding RICIN domain-containing protein, which produces MSDSVFNGGWRSLRAAHSGKVLDVTGGSTSAGTHLEQWTQIANHPNQQFTFERLDDGYYRIVVRHSGKVLDIEQASMDDGAPLIQYDWKGGDNQRFSLDDVGDGNFVITAKHSGKVLDVAGASKADGAAVTQWGRHGGPNQQWGPVGDPVRFDDN; this is translated from the coding sequence GCGATTCGGTTTTCAACGGAGGCTGGCGCAGCCTGCGGGCCGCTCATTCGGGCAAGGTGCTTGACGTCACGGGCGGATCGACAAGTGCGGGTACACATCTGGAGCAGTGGACGCAGATCGCCAATCACCCCAACCAGCAGTTCACGTTCGAACGTCTCGATGACGGCTATTACCGGATCGTGGTCCGGCATTCGGGCAAAGTACTCGACATCGAGCAAGCGAGTATGGACGACGGAGCGCCGCTGATCCAGTACGACTGGAAGGGTGGCGACAACCAGCGTTTCTCGCTCGACGATGTCGGTGACGGCAATTTCGTGATCACGGCGAAGCATTCGGGCAAGGTGCTCGACGTGGCCGGCGCGTCAAAGGCCGATGGTGCCGCGGTCACCCAGTGGGGCCGCCACGGCGGGCCGAACCAGCAGTGGGGCCCAGTGGGCGACCCGGTGCGCTTCGACGACAACTAG